The Thermosipho melanesiensis BI429 sequence TGATGGAATTTATCATGCAATGTATAAAGGTGAAACAATACTAAAAATTCCAGCGCAATTGTTATCAAATGCGCCAGAAGAAGAGATTTATGATTTTTTTAGTGAATCTTTGCCAAAAAATGTTTCGATAACTTTTAGTGATGTGGATGCATCGCAGGTGTATACCCAATACGATCACATGGTAGGAACTGATACAGTTCTTTTACCAGGTTATGGTCCTGCTGTAATGAGGATAAAGGGAACGGATATATTTTATTCACTCCTTACTCATAGTAGAGCTGATATTGGTGATAAAAGTCCATATTGGGGTTCATTTATTGCTGTTTTAGAAAGTGTTAGAAAGACTTTGTCAGTAGGTGGAGAACCTTTTGGGATTACCGACTGTATAAATTATGGAGATCCTGATGTTGAACCGATGGGGCTTTCGGCTATGATGAAAGGGTTGAAAGATGCTTGTGAATTTTCAAATGTTGGTGTTGCAAGTGGAAATGCTTCACTCTATAATACCAATAAAGGTATACCTATCCCTCCAACTATGGTTATTGGAATGGTTGGTAAGGTAAAAAAAGTTGTAAAACCTAAAAAGGGAGATATATATTTAATTGGATGGGAAGATTTTTCCTTGGAAAGAGAGAAGATTTTGTGGGGTGAAATTAGAAAACAAGTATCTAAGGGTAATTTTGTTATTTCTTCGACTAGATATGATAAATTGACTTATTTAAAAAATTTGAACTTAAAACTTCCTCCGTTAAAACATTCTCCTATTCACCAGCTCGTTGTGGTTATAGGAAATAATGTAAGAAGTGACCTTCCTATTAGAAAGATTTAGTCCCCCAGTTTTGGGGGATATTATTTTAAATAGAGTAATTAAGTCCAAATATTTAATTTGTACTTTAATATGCTTTTTTTTAGTAAAGTATAATAATTAATCGTCAATTTTTATATAACTATGTTTGTTGTTATAATCTTCTCTGTAGAGGGGGAGATATGATGGCAACTAAAGAATATTTTAAAATTGAGGAAATTTCTAAAACCAATCCTATCTTTTCACCCATGCGGATGACGGTGGAAACTGCCTTTTACAGAAATAACGTAGAGCTTGTTACATCTCCAAAAGAGGCATATAAACTTGCCGAAAGTTCACCTGGAACAATTGTTACAAGTTGGGAAGTTTATAAACCTGAAATGTTAGGACTTGATAAAGAAACAAGAATTTTACTTTTTAATGATGGTGCAGTTACAGGGAGGTATGCGGCGGGAAGAAGAATTTTGGGAACAGCTGATGATAAGAAATATCTTGAGATTGTTAGGGAGGCTGTGTATAGGACAAGGTATAGAAAGATGTACCATGGTATTTCTTTTTCTGGCCTTTCAAAAGAGTTTATGGTAAAAAATCATATTTTGATTCCTGAGGGTCATGAAAACTTGTTGTACAATTGGATTTTGAATTTTCAATATCCATCTCCAGAGTACGAAAAGATGTACAGTGAATCGAAAGAATATAGTGAAGGAGATATATATGTGTTTGTTGATCCAGATTGGACACATCCAGATTATCCATTAGGTCTTGCAATTTTTGATCCAGAGCATAATTGTGCAGCTATTCTTGGGATGAGATATTTTGGAGAGTTAAAAAAAGGAACTTTGACACTTGCTTGGAGCATTGCAAATAGAAATAATTTTGTTTCTTGTCACGGAGGATTAAAGAGGTTAAAAAATAGTAAAGTAGACTTTGTGGCTGCATTTTTCGGATTGTCTGGTTCTGGAAAGTCAACTTTAACCCATGCAAAGCATTCAGATTATGAAGTTACCGTTTTACATGATGATGCGTTTATAATATCTACCGAAGATTTGTCATCTGTGGCTCTAGAACCTTCATATTTTGATAAAACAGCGGATTACCCATCTATCTTTGATGATAATAAATATTTGTTAACTATACAAAACTGTGGTGCAACAAAAGATGAAAATGGTAATATTGTTCCAGTTATGGAGGATTTAAGAAACGGTAATGGAAGAGCTATAAAGTCAAAATTGTGGTCTCCAAATAGAGTTGATCGAATTAAAAGCCCAATTGATGCCATATTTTGGTTGATGAAAGATCCAATTTTACCACCAATTGTGAAGGTTGAGTCTCCGAGCGTTGCCTCATCTATGGGAGCACTTTTAACGACAAAAAGAACATCTGCAGAGAAACTTGATAGTAGTGTTGATCCAAGTGCTTTGGTTTTTGAACCATATGCTAATCCGTTTAGAACGTATCTATTAAGCGAGGATTATTATAAGTTCAAGTTGTTATTTGAAAAAGGTGTAGCATGTTATATTTTAAATACGGGGTATTTTTTGGATAAAAAAGTTCCAAAACGGCTTACAATAAAGCTTGTTGAAAAGGTAGTCGAAGATAAAATAAATTGGATTAAATGGTTCGATGGTTTTTATTATGCAGATTTAGATGATTTTGTTCCTGACATGCAAGATAAAACATATCTTCTTTCTTTGAAACAATCATTTTTAAAGAGAAAGGATTTTGTTTTATCAAAGGTAGGAACAAGGGATGAATTGCCGAAGGAAGTTTTAACGGCAATAGATGGTATTATAGGGCTGCTTTAGGCAGCCCTTTTTTGTGATATAATCTTTTTTGGAGGTGATATTATGAAAAAGAAAATTATTTTTTTGTTTTTATTTCTTGTTTCTGTAGCTTTTTCAAGTGGGGTTATGATATTTAAAGTGGATAAAGTATTGCCAGATGATTTGTTTGAAGTTATTGGAACAAAAAGTAATACTATATATTACTTTAAACTATTTGATGATGGTGTGCAAAAGGGATATGTGATTAAGGGATGGTATTTTACACCTAACAATTTCATAGGAAAAACCAACGTAAAAATAATAAGTAGTTTAAGTAGCTTTTTAGTGGAGATTGGTAACGAAAGAAAGGGAAATTATTCTGTTATTCCAACATTTATGTTAATTTGCCCATCTGATTCAAAAGTTGTATTGGATAAATACGAAATTGATCAAAAAATGCTAAAAGCGGAGATAGGTGATATTGTTATGCCGAGATTTAATGAAATGGGTATCTATACAGGTATATTTGAAAAAAAGTTTATCCAAAAAGATATTTTCTCTCAAGATGATGAAATATATGTTGTTATTTCTATGGGGTTGCGCAAGACAGGAGGTTATTCATTGGAGCTAGAAAGTTACGAAATAAAAGAAAATGAAATTATAATTAATTTGAATTTAAAAAGTCCTGGAAAAGGTGATATGGTAACCCAAGCTTTTACAATTCCATCATATAATCTAAAATTGGGTAAATTGAAAAGGGGAAAATATACTATAAAGGTTTTTGTGAGGAAAGGAGAAAACATAGAAAGGT is a genomic window containing:
- a CDS encoding phosphoenolpyruvate carboxykinase (ATP), whose translation is MATKEYFKIEEISKTNPIFSPMRMTVETAFYRNNVELVTSPKEAYKLAESSPGTIVTSWEVYKPEMLGLDKETRILLFNDGAVTGRYAAGRRILGTADDKKYLEIVREAVYRTRYRKMYHGISFSGLSKEFMVKNHILIPEGHENLLYNWILNFQYPSPEYEKMYSESKEYSEGDIYVFVDPDWTHPDYPLGLAIFDPEHNCAAILGMRYFGELKKGTLTLAWSIANRNNFVSCHGGLKRLKNSKVDFVAAFFGLSGSGKSTLTHAKHSDYEVTVLHDDAFIISTEDLSSVALEPSYFDKTADYPSIFDDNKYLLTIQNCGATKDENGNIVPVMEDLRNGNGRAIKSKLWSPNRVDRIKSPIDAIFWLMKDPILPPIVKVESPSVASSMGALLTTKRTSAEKLDSSVDPSALVFEPYANPFRTYLLSEDYYKFKLLFEKGVACYILNTGYFLDKKVPKRLTIKLVEKVVEDKINWIKWFDGFYYADLDDFVPDMQDKTYLLSLKQSFLKRKDFVLSKVGTRDELPKEVLTAIDGIIGLL
- a CDS encoding protease complex subunit PrcB family protein, which translates into the protein MKKKIIFLFLFLVSVAFSSGVMIFKVDKVLPDDLFEVIGTKSNTIYYFKLFDDGVQKGYVIKGWYFTPNNFIGKTNVKIISSLSSFLVEIGNERKGNYSVIPTFMLICPSDSKVVLDKYEIDQKMLKAEIGDIVMPRFNEMGIYTGIFEKKFIQKDIFSQDDEIYVVISMGLRKTGGYSLELESYEIKENEIIINLNLKSPGKGDMVTQAFTIPSYNLKLGKLKRGKYTIKVFVRKGENIERFLKNIEVK